ATGGCAATTGCTTGAATCCAAAATGTTCATTTCGCCATCCGGTATGCTCCCTTTCCCTTCATTTTCCTGCTTATGCACCATAAGATCGCTTGTATTTACTGTCATGCTTCCATTTGCCAGCTATAGTCTTCTACTGTTCTGACATTTTATCATTTGAAGTTGGTATCTGAAGCTAGCTTCTGTTTCCTCTACTTTGTACAGCCAATTGATGGTATGTTTGGTGCTCCAACTACTGGAATACCTGCAGCTTCTTCAAACTATGCTGCTTATAACTCGGGCAAGCAGATGGTCCCATGCTATTACTTTCAGAAAGGGAACTGCATAAAAGGTGACAAATGCCCTTTTTACCATCCGCAGTCCGCTGGCAGTAATCCACCAGAGCAGGTGGTGAAGGCTTCTTCCTTTCCTGTGGAGCAGCCTCAGACCCAAAAGAAGGATTTTTTGGGTATTAAGGAGTTTGCGCAGAATAAACATATAATAACTCAGCAAGCTGGCCCAGTAATCGATGGCAGCTCCAAAATAACAGTTAATAGGCCTACAGCAAATTCTGCAAAGACAGCTACAGCTGCAATACAAGCTGAACTAGCTTCCAATGTAGTGAAGTCTGTGCCAATGTCAGAGAGGGTACAAAACAGTATGCCAGCAGTGAATAAAAGTTTCAGAACCTCTTCAGAAGAGGAGTTATATCAGAACAATCTTCCTTTGGAAAGTGATCTTGCACAAGAATGGAATCAAAGTTACAAAACACCTCTTCAAGATGACCTGTCAGAGAACAGTGGAGATGCAGATGATGAGGATTTTGATGTTCTTGTGCACAATGATGCCGATGGTGCTGCTTATGATGGTGAAGATTTTGGAAGGGATATATATCAAGTAGAAGATTATGAATATGCTCCGGCTGATTTTGAAATGCCGCTGCATCATGAAAGGGAGCTATTCAATGGAATGGGTGAGCAAGGAACGGTCGGGCAAATGTATGATGGCTATGAGAGGAAGCGCCATAGAACATCATCTGAGAGGAACATGGACAGGCCTTCCCATTCAGAAAGAAGGCCTCGACACAGAGAGACTGCTCCTGTTGAGATAGATGGATCAGATTTACGTCACCGGCTCCGCCGGAGAAAAATAAACGGGTCTTCAGTCGTTAGTCCAGAACGCAGTGGAGAGCAGCGCCGGAGGGATGAACACTACAGGGAAAGGGCATTCGATGGTCACCATACGCACAGAGATCGCCATCAGGGCTCTCGAGGAAGCACTCTAAGCTCCCGTCTGCAAGGCAGAATAAAGCTTCCTGGAAGGTCACCTGATAGACTTGATACTCGCGCTGAGACTGAGCGAGATAGAAGACAACTCCGGGACAGACTGTCTCCAGTTAGGCATCATATGGATATTCAGGGTGGCAGGCATCGCGAGGTACTGCACCATCAGGAGAGGACCCGGCGGAGATCAAGCGAACGGAGATCAAGCGAACGAAGATCAAGCGAACGTGCTTCAAGTGGCAGGAATGCAGAAGGCCAGCATTTGAGAAGGAATGTAACAGATTCACTCAACTTTGCCACCCGCAGAGACTTTGGTCCAGAGTCTAGGAAGGCAAACGGAAGCGTTGAACCTGGAGCATCTCTTGATTTCGAAGGCCCAAAGCCTCTCAGCCTCATCTTACAGAGGAAAAGGCAGGCTGCAGTCAGCAATGGTTCGTCTGCCCACAATGTCAAAGAAGATAAATCTGCTCTGGTCTCTCATGGGCAGCCTGAACCTTTTGTTGAAGCTGAGAAGGAAGGCTATGAGAACATTGCCAGCTCTGAAGAATACAAGAGCAGATCAGGCGATGAAGAATATAAAGAGGAAGGACATATCCCTGTGGATGGCCATGGGCAATCTTCCTCCCACAGTGACAAACCTGAGGCTGAAGATATTATTGAAGTGGATCTGGCAGGAACTCAAGAGGCTGACAACTATGAGCAGAGGGAGGGGGAGTCCGACTACGAGGCAACCGAAGGCCATGAATACAAATTTGAAGATGAGAATGCATATCCAGAAGACGATGAGGAATTtgaagatgacgatgacgatgactttgcccGGAAAGTAGGGGTCGTCTTCTCTTGAGCCTCTGGTCCTTTTCTTGGTTATGTCGCTTCAAGTTCAAGGCCAAGCTGAAATGCTCGGTTTCATAGTTGATTCTCTTGGATAAAATTCTGTGGCGCTCCATGTTTCTTTGTCAGTCGATTGAGTGCCAAAAAGCCTGCTCTTTCCAATGGCTGATAACTGATAAGTAATATATAGGTCAGGTATTAAGTGAGGTAGATTTTATAAACGAGAAAGCCTTTACGTGTAAAAACAGCTGCACTTTGTCCAGCGTTTCTGATGATCTATCCTGGAACTCATGTATTGTATTAGCTTCATTACTAACATCAAAGATGATTTCATTGATTTTTGTGCCCGAGATGGATAAAATAACCCGCCATCATGGGATGGTATCTTTTCTTTACACAGGAAAAAGCTTGTGTTTCCTTCTGTGTGATTCTTGAATGTAAATTTTGTGGCATAGCAGCTCTCTTTTCCCTGGGATGCATgattgcatatgtttgattttgaagTCAAGAGTCAGTTTTGTTTCATCAGTGGAGCATATGACATACATCAGTGGCAGTGTGATCAGATCATTCTGTGGCTTTCGATGAACACATCTGAAGAACTGCTTTTCTCATTCTTTAACCATAGATAATGCATTAGTTCTCCCGATCTTGTGCGATGCTGAATGTATTTGCTTCTGACACGAATTTGGAGACGATAGTACCAAGAGTAAATTAAGCTTTTTTTCTTTCCGCTGATGATGGCCAAATCAGCAGCTTGGGAGATATCACAGCACAGAGCATCCAACCTCGCTAACCACGAGATGGTTAGTATATTTGCGTCAATCTCAGAAGATCACATGATGCTGCCCTGGCAGATCTTGATCACACCCTTGCATGTTAAGCGTGTAATTGCATAATGTACGTGTGAGATCTTATGATCCTGCCTCTTTAAGGGCCAATATTGGATTTTGTTTTCACCACATGACAGATTCTGGAGAAAAACAGTAATCTGTCCCCCAAAAAAACGTTGGTGAATTCTGATAAATTTGAAGAAAGTTTGGTCGAAAAAAAACTGATAACAAAAGTGGGAAAATTATTGGAACTCATGAAAAGAATAAATTGAGATAAAACTTTAGCATTTCATAATGTATACCAGTACATCATGTACTACCTCTATCCATGAATAGATGCCaaaagtttatctaaatttgaatgCATCTTGTCacgatttagtgtatagatacatccacaTTTGAATAAAtctttggcatctatttatggacggagggagtacatgttaGGTCTTGTGGCACTAGATTTTAACTTGCAAACAGTAGTTTTTTTGTCACTGTGAAAAGTTCTGGAGAAACACAAGTATATGTTAAAGAAGTTTCTTGGACAAATTTTATACAGTATGAACTTCAGAAATTTTGATGAAAACGAAAAAAAAACACAGATAAAAGAGCTGGGAAAAAAGTATTGAaacaataggaagaaagtaaacgAGAGCCAGGTGTTCGTTTCTCTGGATGACTCTCTAGTGGCACATAGCGCTGCCGCTGCTCCCTCACTTCAGCAGTTCAGCAGAGCCTTTCCACAGTCCAAACTTCGAGCTCGGCAAATTCCCGAACATCTCGCCTGCACGCCGTAGAAGCACGCCAGATCAGCCATGGCCGCCAAGAGAGTGCTCCTGCTCTGCGGAGACTACATGGAGGATTACGAGGTCGGCTAATCATCACCGCTCCCTGCTCCAGTCCTCCTTGCACCGATCGATCGATTCCCTTTCCTGCTATTCGCGTGTGTGTGTGCTGATTCCGATTTGGTTCTTGGACCGCTCGATGGATGGGGTCAGGCCATGGTCCCGTTCCAGGCGCTGCAGGCGTACGGGGTGTCCGTGGACGCCGCCTGCCCCGGCAAGAAGGCCGGCGACGCCTGCCGCACCGCCGTGCACCAGCCCACCGGCCACCAGGTACTTGGATCTGTTCCCCTGTCTGCTGCTTCTTAGTTAGTAGTACTGTATGTTCCAGTGGATAGGGTTTGGCTGGGTTGCACAGTGTGATGAACTGGGCGAATTAGAGTTGTCAGGATGATCTCAAATGATGAATTGAAGACTCCATGCTGTGTTTATTGATGAGCTGGGTGGCTACTTTCTGATTGAACTGTATAGACTAGGCATGTTTTCTAAGGTCAAGACGCAATTCCTCTTAAATCTACCTGAACTTGTTGAACTCTCTCAgtgctttttgttttgttttgttttgtgaaAACAGTGTGATAGCAATTGGAGGGTAAACACACATTTCCATCTTGCCTACAAATGGTGTAAAACTTTTTTGTTGATTGTAAAAAAACCCTAGTTTACATATAATGATTGGGCAGATTCTCTCTATTTGGCACACATGTAATTAGTTCTAGCTGTACAAAATGATGAACAACGGGCTTGGATGCTCGCAAATCAGGTAGTTTATGTAGGTTGTATGTGGTGTGGAAATATACAACCTGCAATTGCATACTGGTTCTATGGGTAATGAGTTCAATGATTGATATGAGTTGTTGGGGCTTGGTGATTTTCTTACAGCAATTTACTTTTATTTTAGTTCTAGTTGGCTTCCGTAAATATGCAAATATGCTTGATTAGTGTGTAAACAGGGAACCTATCATATTATGAGCTAACGCTTAAATCAAATGCATCTTTAGGATCTTTTGTTTAGGTGAAGTTTTTATACACACGTAAATATGGTTAACATCAGAGGACTTTTCACTCATGAATAGCACATCTTGAATAATGCTACAAAGTACACACCATAGTGCAATTGAATGCTTTTTCCCAATTTCCATGTTGGTGCATCACTACTTTACTGCTCCCTGTTTTTCCCCAGACTGTGTTGCTTCTGTATGAAAACTAGGCTTTAGAGGTCTTTGTAGTGTAGTGTTATTCTTCCCAAGTTCTGCTTTTTTTTTTTACATATCTAGTCTTGAATATGCAGTGAATCCTCAAAAGAAATTTTAGAGGAACACATGGTTCCATTCATCCTGAAACCCAGTGATCAGGTTCTTTACAGTCACAAGAGCATTCAGTTTTCTTCAGAGCTAATAGAAAGTAACAGAAGCGCTAATAAACAACTGCTTTACAAAGGAGATTCAATCCTCAATTTATTACTAGAATTCTAAAATGATTAGTTGTAGGCGAACTGTCACATCCGCTATGTCTTAACCCTCCTCCCACTCAATGTCATCTTCTTCGTCGATGTCTCCATCCTCACGTTTGCATTTGATGCCCAACTGCCGCCCGAAATCAGCGCCTGCGTACTCGTTCTGCAGCATCTTCTCCTCTTTATCATCTTGGCATTCAGTTTTTTCACCCACTTTGGAAGATGCTGCGCTGCCACTGGTCTCTCCTCTTTGTTCGTCTGTTAGATTCATGCCTGGTGTGATCATCCAAGCAGGAAAGGGTTTGAACCCTGCGTCAGCGCCCGTTCCAGATTGATCCGCGCCATCAGAGCCCGGCGTGAGTATCGCAACGTCAAACTCTGTCTTTGGATGATAATACGGATTTCCAtccgccgctgctgctgctgccgcagcagTAGTAGCAACAGCATTTGCTCTTTGCCATGCCCTTAAGCTCATGAATTCCGGCGGGGGCAGGCCCTCCACCCTCCGGATCTGCGCCCGCAGCGgctccagctgctcgagcatccTCCGCTGCATGTCAACCAGCTTCACGCGCCGCTTGCGCTTCCGCGCCTTGCTGTCGTCGCCGCCATCAtcgccgtcgtcctcctcggccgcGGCGGCGATCCTGTCGTCGTTCTGCACGACCAGCTCGCCGCCGCAGTGCTCGCAGCGGAAGCCCTCCCCGTCGTCGGTCACGAGGCGCAGCGCGTCGAAGGCCGAGTACCGCCTCCCGCAGCTGGGGCACGCGTACTGCTGCACCGTGTTCCGGCTGTCGGCCGTGAGCTCGTCGTCGATCTTCTTCCGCATGCGGCGCATGCGGTACCGCAGCACGTCGCAGACCTGCGCGTAGTCGAGGCAGCAGTAGGACTTGACGTGCAGCTTGGCCTTCTCCTTCTCGTCGTTGCCAGGGCAGCTGTCGGCGGCGGCGGGCTTGGGCGGCGCTGGCTCCTTGCGGTGGTCGGTGGCCACCATCATCTCCGCCTCGAGGAAGCGCAGCACGCGGCGGAGCGGCTTGGGCTGCAGCCGCAGCGAGGCGGCCAGGTCGTCCTCCCGGACCCACTGCCCGTTGCGTCTGGTGAGCGCGTCCAGGACGACCACGGCCATGCCGGCCTGCGCGTGCTGCTGCTGCGTGCCGCCCGTGCCGCCCGTGGATGGGACCTCGTCGTCGTAGAAGGCCCGCGCCGCTAGCCGCACCAGCCGGTTGAAGGGCTCGACGGAGGtcatggcggcgcgcggcggcagGAATCTCGGATCGTGATTCGGTGATTGCTCCCTAGGGCCTGGCGGGGAGATTTTATCGATCGGGGATTTGCCGTGTCCGACTCCGGGTTGGAAACGAAAACTAGGTCGGTACGTGCTCCAGAGGAAGTCGAACTCCTGGCCCAGTGGGCCGGATTGCTGGACCGACTCGAGCACGCGACAACTGGCGACCGAATCTCAAAGCACTGATCCACGGTTCCTTCTTCGCTACTATTCTGAACGCCACCGCGACTCTCCTGCATGCCGTGTCGCTGCATTGGCGGAGGCAGACCCCTcacgtaagggcatctccaacagcGGCGACGCGTTTCGGACAGTCAAAATGTCCGCGAGCATCTGCCTGCGTTGGCCCGCGGACGCGAAAATGGTCGTGCATCTGTTTGCGTCGGGTGGCTCCAGCGGACCGACGTATTTCTGGCGCGGTCCAGTTTAGTTTCAGAAAATTCAGAAAAGAGGTTGTAGCCTCAAATTAGCTCAAATTTGCACGAAATTATAGCCTCAAATTAGCTCAAATCAAGGTCTGAAAtaagttcatcacactttgcacatGGTACGGCGCAAAGTGGACTCCAAAAAAGGCACAACAAGACCTGAACAGCATATgaagtccaaaaggaggccatGGTGCTACACATTGGGGCCGCtgatcaggcgtctcgcgcgcggattttggcacgcctcttcatgaaccaggccctggtgtcgtcgtcgaTGCTGCTCAAGTCGGCTAGCATGATCTTTGTGTCTTCTGCACGGGTCTTGGCCTCGGCGTCCATCCTTTTGGCCTCGGCGTTTGCCATTTTGGCCTCGACGTCCATCCTTTGGACCTTAATAACATCTTTTCGTGAGGTTGAGGTAGATGGAAGCTGCGGCCACTTTCAAACGCTTCTTCTCGTCCCTTTTCACCATGGCGGCATGATTCTCGGTCATCGTCTTCTCCAAGAAGCTCTGGGTGAACGCAATGGCCTGTACCTCCCGGGCTAGATCGACCTTGCTAAGCTCGGATGGAGGCCTACTTGCGCGGCGCTCGCTTTCAGCTGCATCTGCCACGCTTGCTAGCTGGCCTCCAGGGCGGCGACTGCTGCATTCCTCTCCTTCAGGTTCCTGCCCTGGCCGCGACGCTTCGCGGCCTCGACGCCTCTCTCCTTCTTGGACAACACCTTCTTTGCCACCTTCGGCTTAGCGTCCCGGCCGCCGgtggcggcccgctttgcttccgccggagctgcGGCCTCCATTGTGGCTCTGGTCGTGGCTATGGGGGAGTCTGGGGCGGCGGCGAGTGCGAGGGTTACCTCGGAATCCATGGTGGTGGCTGCAGaggcgaggacgtccatcgcttctggacttCTGGCGCCGGTCTACCGGTCTACTTTGATTTTTCGCGCGGGGAATGGCCACTAGCAGGAATGTTATCGGCCTCCCTGCCATTGAATCCGTTTGTGAGAAAGCGTGAAAAGAGCCAAGAGACTTGAATTTTTGACTTCAACAATCAGAATTATACTAATTGTACATATGAATTCGAAGCATTCGCTTCTGAAAGAATTTGAACTAATTGTGCCACAGTCGAGCGTTTTTGTCCAATCGCAACATAGACACAATACAATGTATCACTCTCATTTGTGCCCCTTGAGTTCATTTGCTTTTGGTTTAATATAGTATCGATAGCTATTGCACGGGCGACTTTACAACTTAGGGAGCAGCAGGCCTTGTGTTTGTGGTGAAGGTACTGGAATCTTTTCAATATGAAAATAGGTGGTATCCAGACTTGTATCATTTGATGATGCCATGTGAATCGCTAGAAACATGTGAAGTGTATGGCTAACCCAATAACGAAATCTTGATCAAATAGAAGAAGGGGAAATTCAGACTAGGCAAAACATTTCGGCGGACACTTGGCGTGTCCGCCGGAGatgcaaacctgacgcatatttgcgctaggtttgcgtcgccgcggacggcccggtcactttgcgtcgccccgctggagcagggacCAAACGCATTTTTGGGTTACAGCGGACGCAAACGAAGCATCCGTTTCCGTCGCCCCGTTGCCTGCATTGCCGGCAGGCGGCCGCGGCCCACGAGTTGGTCCAGCGATCTGATCTACTTGTACTTCTACGGCCTCTCTGGAAAACTGCGACGATCTGATCGACCATCAGGCCGCAAAGGCAGGGCAAGATCGATGGAGCCAACTAGCAAGCGTTCCATGGTCTCCACCGCCAAACCCGGCGGCGCCGCGCTGTCGCGTGATGTGCTGTGGGAGATCCTGCTTCGCGTCCCGGCCAAGCCACTCTGGCGCTTCCGTGCCGCCTGCCCGTCATGGGGCTCCCTCTTCTCAGACGCGTCCTTCATCAGCGCGCACCCTGCCCTGCGTCCAGGCCTCATCCTCACCCTCGCCGGCAACAACGACGCCATCCACATGACAGACCTGTCCGGCAACGTCGTCCGACGGATAAGCATTGTGCCCGAAGCCATCTGCGTGCCGCACCATGGCCCGCTCTACCTCCTCCTAGACCACAACCGCGT
This region of Lolium perenne isolate Kyuss_39 chromosome 2, Kyuss_2.0, whole genome shotgun sequence genomic DNA includes:
- the LOC127337223 gene encoding zinc finger CCCH domain-containing protein 32, which gives rise to MEAAGTAAAPAAEAPPKPMTPEEEALRRNTDCVYFLASPVTCKKGNECDFRHSEGARMNPRDCWYWLNGNCLNPKCSFRHPPIDGMFGAPTTGIPAASSNYAAYNSGKQMVPCYYFQKGNCIKGDKCPFYHPQSAGSNPPEQVVKASSFPVEQPQTQKKDFLGIKEFAQNKHIITQQAGPVIDGSSKITVNRPTANSAKTATAAIQAELASNVVKSVPMSERVQNSMPAVNKSFRTSSEEELYQNNLPLESDLAQEWNQSYKTPLQDDLSENSGDADDEDFDVLVHNDADGAAYDGEDFGRDIYQVEDYEYAPADFEMPLHHERELFNGMGEQGTVGQMYDGYERKRHRTSSERNMDRPSHSERRPRHRETAPVEIDGSDLRHRLRRRKINGSSVVSPERSGEQRRRDEHYRERAFDGHHTHRDRHQGSRGSTLSSRLQGRIKLPGRSPDRLDTRAETERDRRQLRDRLSPVRHHMDIQGGRHREVLHHQERTRRRSSERRSSERRSSERASSGRNAEGQHLRRNVTDSLNFATRRDFGPESRKANGSVEPGASLDFEGPKPLSLILQRKRQAAVSNGSSAHNVKEDKSALVSHGQPEPFVEAEKEGYENIASSEEYKSRSGDEEYKEEGHIPVDGHGQSSSHSDKPEAEDIIEVDLAGTQEADNYEQREGESDYEATEGHEYKFEDENAYPEDDEEFEDDDDDDFARKVGVVFS
- the LOC139835091 gene encoding uncharacterized protein; protein product: MTSVEPFNRLVRLAARAFYDDEVPSTGGTGGTQQQHAQAGMAVVVLDALTRRNGQWVREDDLAASLRLQPKPLRRVLRFLEAEMMVATDHRKEPAPPKPAAADSCPGNDEKEKAKLHVKSYCCLDYAQVCDVLRYRMRRMRKKIDDELTADSRNTVQQYACPSCGRRYSAFDALRLVTDDGEGFRCEHCGGELVVQNDDRIAAAAEEDDGDDGGDDSKARKRKRRVKLVDMQRRMLEQLEPLRAQIRRVEGLPPPEFMSLRAWQRANAVATTAAAAAAAADGNPYYHPKTEFDVAILTPGSDGADQSGTGADAGFKPFPAWMITPGMNLTDEQRGETSGSAASSKVGEKTECQDDKEEKMLQNEYAGADFGRQLGIKCKREDGDIDEEDDIEWEEG